In Bradyrhizobium guangxiense, the genomic window CTATGCGCGTCCGTGGTCGCGAAGCAGCGCAGATTTGTCGCCCATCGCGCCGAGTAGATGTCATGCCTGAAGATAGGCTCCGCCGTCGATGAATTGTCGGAGATGCGTGAGGTTGTAGATTCGCGGAATTAGCATCCTCGGGGACGGGCGGCTCCGAAGCTGGGCCGCGACCCAGTCGCCTCCAAACACGCGACAACGCTGCACACCGGCCTTTTCGAAAGCCTGCAGATGCTTGCCTCGGCAGCTCCCGAAACCCCGGCGTTCGTAATGAAGATGTAATCGCCTGCGCGCCCCCTGGGCAGCGAGCTCCTTGGCATTGCCCGGCTGTCGCGCGCCATGGAAAACTGCCCCCTCAGTTCCGGATGGCGTTTGACACCCGGCTTCTTGGTGAGGTGCGACAGAGATAGACGGGCGGCGGCATTTCCGAAATGCTTGATCTGGATCGTGCACTTTCCGGCGCGGGGCGGCCTCGCCTCCTTCCCAAGCGCCGGGAAATGCTCGTCCGACCGCCATCGTGGGAGGCCAAAAAGTTCTGTATCGGGGACTTCAAATCTTCCGCCACGATGGCGAGGCACAAATCTTGGAATGCCTCCCGTCCGATACGAGGCAAATCGTCGATCGTACCTAAGTGGATAGGGCAGAGGGAACCCGGCCGCGCCTTCGCAAGTCTCTGGCGCATCACTACGTAGTAGTCAAATATGATATATTGAAGCAGATAACATTTCATATATGATGAATTATAGACCAAGCGCTGTGTCGCTCTGATCATGGACGAAGGCGGCTTCGTAGTCGCGCGATTGGGCACGGCCGACCCCTGCCCGTCGGAAAGTTTCCCGCCATCCATCGGACACGCGTTGAGCTGTATCTCGGATGATCTTTCGCGCGTTGGCGTCGGTGATTTCGAAAAACTCGCAGGCCTCGAGGGCGAGCTTGATTGATCGGTCGTGCGTGCCACCTTCCATGATCGCCGTCTCGAGATGCGGGTTGCGATCGGGCGCCGGGTTCACATCGAACATCGGCGACAGACGCCACCGTCCCGAACCGACGTACAGGAAGCCATGGTTCTTCAGATGATCATCCTTGTTCGAAACAAGGATAGTGAAGACCATCCGCCGATAGAGCTCCTCAAAATCGACTTGCGGATCCGGAGCTGACGTCCGCATGAAATCGACAATCTCCGTGTACGAACCGAGCTCTAAGCCTGTCTTCCCGAGCGCCGTTCGGGCGGAGATGTAGGGAATGCGGGCGCGGCCGCGTCGATCGAAACGCTGGACCAGCGCGACCGGAAATTTCGTGTCAGCGAGTTCCAGTCTGACCTCTGGAATGCGGATGCCGCACATCCTGGCAAGGTTCAGCGTCGCGACCTCGACCTGTTCGATCGGGTGCTGATCGTGGACGGAAGTGAACTTGGCAAGCCAGAGAACGTCGCCGTCACGAACGTTGGCTTTGGGCCGAGCCCCGCCCGAGCCGCCGGCTCCGGCAAGAGCTTGCATGTCCGCAGGGGAAATCTCCTTGCCTTGTTCGTAGGCGCGGGCAATCGCCGTGATCGCCTCTAGATCAAGAAGACGCGGTACCGCTTCGTTGGCCTTACCGGTAATGATCTTCCCATGTTCATCGATGAAACGCAGAGCACCTTGCCGGCATGTATCGTCGGACAGTGTGAGATATTCGAATTCAGAGAGGCCATTGCCATAGGCACGTTCAAGCAGTCTGCGCCCCCAGCTGTCGGGCGCAGCATCGGAGAAGACGCCAGCAAGCGCCTCGCGCGAATTGCCAGACTGCGCCGACGCATGAAACGGCCCGCCCTCAAAGGGCATGTTCGGCTGCAATGCGAAAGCACGCGGATCCTTCGCCCAGGCCGGGTCATAGGTGAAGATCGAAAATTGACGAGGCCCGGTCTGCGTGAAGCGTAGTTCACCGACTCGCGTTAAGCCTTCGCCAAGGGCTACTTGGGCGTAGTATTCAGTCATCAGAAGGCCACGCCGTTCGGATCAACATCGTCCGGTTCGTTTTTCCCGTCCTTGTCGCCCTGCCTCTCCTGCTTGCGCAGCCTTGCAGCGTACGATCGACCGCGCTGCGGCAACCGCTCCGACGTCAACGCCAAACCCAGATCGTCTTTCCGTATATCGACGAGATCGGCGAGATTCTCGATAAGCCCGAGAGAGACGAGCACGTCCGCGAGCGTGCCTACGGCGACTCCCGGATCGCCTTTTTCCAGGCGTGCGATGGTGCTAGGCGACGTACCCGCGCGCGCAGCCAAGTCGGCCACAGCCACACGACGGCGCAGGCGAGCCGATCGAAGGTCGTGACCAAGACGTTCAAGCGCGGCATTGGATTTGGGCGAACTCATAATATCACCATATGTGGCGACTAACACTTGTTTATATGCCATATATGACGAATTGGTTTACTTGACAACAGCCTGAGCAGCTCCATTTGGGTCCGGAAGCCGGACATTTCTTCGACGCTCGACGAGACATCGCGCAGCTCTAGCTCGGCCCTGATCACCGGCGTGACCTCGATCCTGACCTGCGCGGCGCCTCTCTGGACGGTCAGCTTGATGACAATCTTTCACCGGCGCTGACGACTTCCGTCACCCGTGCTGCCGGCAATCCTTTCCTGATGGCCGCCGCCATGCGCTCCATCGCCGCATCGATCGGGGCCAGAGATTTGGGGCGCGGAACCACCGGCAGATAGGTGTGGTCGATATCCACCGACAGGCGCGGCATGTCGCGGTGGAAAGGATTGATGGCGGCGCCGTCCTCGAGCGCAAAAGTAGGCTCCGCCGCGACGAATATTTGCTAAATGTAAGCTACTCAAAGACGCCTGGGTCCGTCGACGATCTTGTGTGTGATGAGACCAAACAAGCGGAGTAGGCCGGCAAGCAATATCTCGTCAGATTGTCAGACGTCGCAGCTACCATCTCAAAAGAAGCGATGGTGACCGACCGGACGAAACGTTTCGAAGGTCAAATTGTGGCCGGCCCGAGGTAACATCGTTCACGCTGATTGTTCGGCGAGGTTAGATCACGATCCTATATCAAGGTGACGTGACGGGCCAGATCGATTGGCTTGCCGTTCGGTATGATGCTATTCTTTCCTTTAGGCCGACCTGCGAAGCGGACGCGATGAGCCTCAGCATGTCGAAGCCGTCACCCGTTTCTCCGCGAACGCTGCGAGCACTCGCTGCAGCCATCCAAATCGATTGATGCGTCGAACTATCTAGCCGACAGGCGCGAGCGGTCTCGCTAGACACTGCCCTTTCGATGTCTTCGTAGCCAATTTGTTTCATAGCCAAGCCGGATTCCAGCGCGGATTGCGCATCGACCGTCGCCCCTCCCATGATCCATTCCGCGGCCGTCGCGGCGCCGACGATCTCGGCGAGCCTTGAGGTACCCAAGACAAGGCCGAAATTCGCTCCCGGAAAGACGAACGACGACCCCGGTAGGATCCAACGGATGGCACAGGCGCAGAACAGGTCGGCCCCGGCTCCGATCGCTCGCCCTCGGGCTATTGCCAACGTCGGGAAAGGTGCATTCTTGATCGCCTGGAGACAATATTCGATACGGACGAATCTTGCCAATAGCGTATCGTCTGTTTCCTCCTGGAGTCGCGACAGATCAAAGCCAGTGCAGAAGTTGCGCCCACTCGACTCGACGATCATAAGCCTGGCGCACGATCTTCGTGCCTCCTCTACCTCGCGCGTGAGGGCCGCGATCAAACCTGGGTTCAAGGCGTTGCCTACTTCCGGTCGGTTCAGGCGCAATCGCACGACACCGTCGGCGCGACCGACGAAAAGGTCTTCCGTCCCACTCACTGCGCTGGCGCCCAGAGGTTGGGAGTGAGAGCATTGGAATAACCCGAGACAAACTCTTGGGTCTCACCGAGATCTTTGAAGACATGACGTCGGATTCTCCCGATATTCCCACCGTAGCAGTGGATACTAATGGACACGCGGTCATCGAACGCATTTCGCACTTGATGAATGTCGCCAACCGCTTCCGACACGATTTCCACGTCGCCTGGCTCCAGTCGCTCGGAACCACCGATCGGGTCCATCCCATAGGCCGTCCGGCCGTACCTCTGGTTGATCTCGGATCCTCGCAACATGCCGATGACACCCCACACGGAATGGTCATGGACCGGCGTCTGCTGGCCCGGTCCCCAAACGAAGCTCACGACCGAAAAGCGATCAAGAGGGTCTCCATATAGCAGATGTTGCTGATAGAATTTGGGATCGGACAGCGCCATCGTCTCAGGCAACCAGTCATCCGTTGACACAAGCTCGCTCATCGCCTTCCTGACGCGCGAAACGACTATGACTTCGTCCTGAACGTTTTCGACACAGCGTGTCACCTCGGCCACAAATGCAAGCAGCTTTTGGCTCACCTCAGTCCTCCGACCTTGTTGAAACTCGGTTGAGGTCCGGCTGCCTGCGGCTGTAGGCGTCACGGAACTCCTTTGTATGTTCACCCAGCAGGGGCGGTCGGCTCCGGATTTCAAAGCTTTCGCCGCCGAACTTCAGGGGCGATGCGAAAGTCTGCGTCGTTCGTCCACCCGGCAACTGGAGTTCTTTGATCCATCCCATGTGGCGCGTCTGAGGATCTCCAAGGGCCGCGTCGTAGCTATTAATCCTTGCATGAGGCACACGAGCCTTCGCGAAGGCTCCGATCCAGTAATCGACCGGCTGGGTTTCGAATACGGCCTCCAGCAGCTCCTTGAGGGAGTGCTGGTTCGAAGCCCTGTCAGCGGTGGTAAGGAAACGCCCATCGGTGACGAGATAGTCGCGTCCGACGACACGACAGACCTCGCGCCACAGTCCGTCGTTGCCAGCCGCAATCGCGAAGAAGCCGTCCGCCGCTCGATAAGCCTGGTAGGGCGCATTACGCGGGTGGGCGGATCCCAATCTGCGGGGGAGCAGACCAGTCCCGAAAAATTCACTTGTCTGTAACGCGGCTATACCCAACGTGCAGCCAAACATCGGAACGTCTATGTGAGCGCCGTTGCCCCCCGCCCGAACCCGCACCAGAGCGGAGGTCACGGCAAAAGCGGCGTATAGACCCGACGCAAAATCCGAGATCGGAACTCCGCATTTGACCGGCGCTCCATCGCTTTCGCCCGTTACGCTCATCACGCCAGCAGCGGCCTGAATGGTGAGATCAAACCCACCTTCGTCGGCTCGAGGTCCGGTTTGACCATATGCGGATATCGAGCAGTAGATAAGATCCGGCCTCTCCGCGGCGAATTGCGGATAACCGAGCCCCAAGCGCTCCATCACGCCGGGACGATTGTTCTCGATCAGCACGTCGGCATCGAGCACAAGCCGCCGCGCAATGTCATTGTCCTCATCATTCTTGAGATCCAGGACGATCGATTTCTTGTTGCGATTGAGTGAGGCAAAGTTCTCGCTAAATCCTTCTGTCAACGGCGGCCATTGGCGTAAGCCATCTCCATTTGGCGGTTCGACCTTGATGACGCTCGCTCCCATATCCGAGAGCAGCATGGACGCGAAAGGCCCCGCTGCCGTCGAGCAGAATTCGACTACGCTAACCTGATCCAGGGGAAGTGGCTTCGACGACATATTTTTTTCCGGTCGCAGTCGTTCTGCGCTGAATGGATCACGTGAGGCCGGATGCGTGGTCTTCCGGCCGCACTCACGCGAAGCTCGAAGTGCGGAAAGCGTGGTTTGCCTTTGCTCCGAATCGCAGCAAACCGGTGAACCGGGACAGATGCCCTTCGCTCTCGATATTGTTGATGGCCTCGAAGAGCCTATCGGAGGATACCTTGTCCAATCTAGATTTGCAGCAATCGTCGAATTTTGCTTTGCGGTCGTCGAGGCTAAACGGGTATTTGAGGGTACCGACCGGAAGATCCCGCGACCGTTCCAGCGACCGGCCATTCTTCAACTTGACGGTAATGACATGAGGACGCATTAGGTCGACGTTCTTCTGCTCCTCCGCAGGATCGTAGCAACTGACGGTTGTCAGTCCGAAAAGTCGACGGTATTTTTCCTGCTTGACGGATTGCGGCGTGAAGTGACTGAGCTTCGGAGCACCGTCGACAAGAGCCACGGCCATGCAATATTGCATAGAGAATCTAGCCTCCATTTCGGAGACTGGATTTGTGTACATCAGATTTCGCGAGTTACCGTATCCAATTAGCGTGTTGATGCTTTCGACCTCGTCGGCCTCGAACTTCTCTTGCGCCCTTAGCTCGAAGAACGCGTCTAGAACCCGGTGCGTCGAGGCGCAACACGGATAGCGTTTGAACATGAGACCGCGAGACTCCGCCGTCATCGGCGCGCCCAGTTTCTCGATGTTTTTTCCCCAGCCAGCCGGTCCTTTGCCGCCGAACAATTCGAGAAAGCCCATCCCTCCTTCAAGCGCATTCAGCCGTCCCTCGACGCCGGCCGCGGCCAATTGGGCCGCCTCGATGGCGTGCTGAGCGGCAAGCCCGGCGTGCAGAGGCTTTGCCATGCTGCCAAACTGGACCTTGCACCCAGACGCCATACTCGTCCCGAGGCTGAGCGCATGCGCGAAGCGCCTGGCATCCAGCTTGAGAAGCCGCGCGCAGGCGCCGGCGGCTCCGATGCACCCGATCGTCGAAGTGGAGTGCCAACCAAAATCGTAGTGGCTACGCATCACACCGCTGCCGACCGCGAATTGGAGCTCTAGACCGACCAAATAGGCATCGATTAATTCGGCGCCCGAGGATCCCGCTTGCTCGCCAAGCGCCATGAGGGCCGAGACGAGAACCGAACTGGCGTGATTGACGCCCGGAAGGAACGTATCGTCATAGTCCAATGCATGGCCGGCCGTTCCATTTGCGAGCGCCGCCAGCTGCGGCAACACGGCCTTCTCCTCTCCGACGACCGTGCCAGGACCGGCACTATCGGAGGCGTACACCATCTTGCGGACGTTAGAGGCGCCGAGATCGTTGGATCCCGCTATGATGCAGGCAATTACGTCTTCAACAGCGTGCCGAGCGACGTCTCGCGCTGCCCTTGAATGTTCGAAGGGCGCTTCGGACCCCCACTTTGCAAGATGCTCGATGACCGTCATTGAATATTCTCCTCTCTCGGTGTCCAGTTGTCGATTTCCTCTATTGCGGTTTCCAAGCGCGGGCCTGCGCCCGGAGCTCAGCGGGATCGAAACCGCCACAATCGTTCTTGAACCGTTGGTCCGCGTACTTTGATATTTCCATCCGCTCCGGAAGGATTCCGTTCTCGTACAGCTTGTCGACGGTGTGCTGAACGGTCGGCAGTTCCTGGTAGCCGATGATGCCACCGGCTCCTCTGTGGTTCACGACGTCGAGCTTGGCTCTCAGGATGACCTCGCCTTCCCGGACCGCTTCATCAAGTGGTTTGTTCGATGGGAGCTGGCCAGGATAGACCTTAAAGTGATTGCGCACGGTCCCTTCGATGTTTCCTTCGGCGAAGAAGAACGATTCGTAGAGCGCACGGCACAGGCCTGCGACCACCTTCGGATGCTTTTCGATTTCACTGCGGGTGACAACCATACCGACCATACCAACGAGATCGTTCAGCGGGGACGGCACGTCTCTCATCTTCACGCCGAGGAGATTTCCGATCACCGCGTTCGGGCTATCGAACCCCGCGAAAGCCTGGATCTTGCCGCTTTTCAAAGCGTCCGCCGCTGGTGCTCCGAGACCGACCGGCAGGAAGGTCACGTCCTTGTCGGGATCGAGGCCGGCTTCCTTGAGGATAGCCTTGCCATACGGATAGGCCGCCGTGCCAAAACTACCGACTCCAATAACTTTACCTTTCAGGTCTAAGGGACCCTTCACCGGACTATCGGGGGGCACAATCACCCGGAGAGAATTGCCGGGGTCGAACGAGACGATAACAAGGTTCGGGTCTTGACGGGCGAGCGGCAAGAAGGACGCTAACGCCACCAAAGTATAGAATGCATTGCCGTTGCTTACGGCCTGCACCGCAGCCGTCGCGCCAGCGGTAGGTTGAAACTTGACCGTCACCCCCGCGTACTTCTCCGGCAACTTCAAGGTGGGCTGGAGCGATGAGTAAGGCGCGGACCCGATGCTCAATGCTGTATCCGAGGATGCGAAGGTCACTTCCTTCAGACTCTCGGCTTGCGTCGCACCACAGACGAAGACGGACAGATTGGCTGCAACCGCCAAACAACCTACTAAACGCAAGGACTTCCTCCATTCAATCGTGCCGAAAGGCATTGCGTGCCCATACCTGCAATCAGCCCCACGCCATTGACTGAAGAGCTCGGGTCACCGTCCTGACGATGCTTCTAAGGCTTATGCCGATTGCGGCCGTGAGAGCGAGGACCGCATAAACGGCCGCTATGTCGCCCGTGAACGACTTTTGTTGAATGACCTGCCCCAGACCTGCGGCTCCGCCGACCAGTTCGGCAGCGATTGCTCCGAGCAAAGCCAGCACGATGGCCACATCGAGAGAAGGCACGATGAAAGCCATCGCGAAGGGCAGCCTCAATTTGCGAAGTTCTTGTAGCCGCGTCGCCTTCATCGATCGCAGCAGATCGATCATGTCCGAGTTCACTTCAGTGAATCCGGCAAGTGTAGCGGTGAATACCGGAAAGAAGGCGAGTAGAGCCGAAATGATGACCTTCGGTCCTATGCCGTATCCGAACCAGGCTATCAGCAAGGGAGCGATAGCGATCTTCGGGAACGTCTGAACAGCAATGACGTAGGGATAGCCGGCACGCCGCAGGAGCCCCGAATATGCGAACGTCGCCCCCAGAGTGATGGCGACGACCGTTCCAAACAGGAAGCCAAGTACGGTTTCGTTGAATGTCACGAGGATGTCGTTCAGGAAGCGTCCGCCGACCACGCCTTCGTAGAGCGCGCCCGCTACCAGAGCTGGGCTCGGGAGGATCAGAGCGGACACAAGTCGATATTGGGACGAGAGTTGCCAGATAGCGAGAAGCAGCAGCGCAATGCCGAGCGCTAGCAGTGCTGCTCCGAATTTTCGGCCCCCCTCTAGGATCGAGGGGACTGAGCCGATCTCGGATTCGCTTCTCACGGCCTGGCTGGACACTTGCATTCTCCGTTTACAACATCGAACGATAGGTCCCGAGTCACAAATGAAGCCTATCGAAGGCATCCCGGGCTCTCGCCACCTCCCGGAAAAATTCTTGCTTCTTCCGGAGTGAGGCGTCCCTCACAGCGGGAAAGCCCTGCGCTTCGATGATGCTGTCTAAGCGCCCGGGTCTTGGGGCCATCACTCCGATGCGATCAGACAGAAAGACCGCTTCGGATATGTTGTGCGTGACGAAGATGATGGTCTTTTGCGCGCTCTTTTGCAGACCCATCAGTTCATCGTTCAGGCGCTCACGCGTGAATTCGTCGAGCGCGCTGAAGGGCTCGTCCATGGCCAGGATTTCGGGATCTGTGATCAACGCCCGAGCTATCGCCGCTCGTTGTTGCATGCCGCCGGATAACTCGTCTGGCGAGCGATTTTTGAAAGCGGCAATTCCCATCATCTCAAGCAGGCGATCGGCCCGCGATCTCGCCTCTTGCATCGAGCATGATTTCGTCACCTCGACGGGAAGGAGAAGATTCTGAAGAACCGTTCGCCAGGGTAGAAGCGTGGACTTCTGGAAGACCATACCGATCCGTGAATCCGGTCCGGTCACTTGCGTGCCATTTATGAAAACGCCACCTGTCGTGGGGGTGGTGAGGCCGGCGATGATGCGGAGCAAGGTTGTCTTGCCGCATCCCGACGGTCCGATGAAGCTGAAGAACTCGCCCTTCCGGATCGTGAGGGAAAGCGGCTTGAGCGCCACGGTCTGTTCCGAAGCGCCGAGCGCGAAGATCTTCGATACATCGCGAACGTCGATGCCGGTAGCCGACGGCGCGGCGTCTTCGCTGCGTGCCGTCGGCACTTCGCGCCTCTTCGACTCAGCCGCCCGCACGAGCTGCATCCGCCAAAGCAGCCTTGAAACGGACGCGGCACACGGCCGGATCCAGAGTTCGCTTAAACTTCGGCGGATCGGTGGGCTTGACCCGCATCAAGATGAAGACGGCATCTTCAGATTCCCGCAGCAACTTGCTGCCTTTCGGTAGCTCGGCTGCTGTACCGATAGTCAGGGTGCGCCTGATGCCGGACCCGACGGCGATCTTCTCAAGGTCTACGCCCAAACTCGTATGGCTGCGCTGGTAGCCGGTTTCGCCGTAGTGACCGTTGTCGACACAAACGATTCTCAAGTTGGGAGGATTGCGGACGCCGATGGTGGCCAGGGACCCGACGTTCATCAGCAACTCTCCGTCACCGCAAAAGGCGATGACGGTACGATCGGGACGAGCGAGAGCGAGACCCAACCCCATCATCGTCGCCGCCCCCATGGCCCCTCCGAGACCATAGGCGGACGGACCATCGTTCACCAGCGAAGTCACATCGCGCGCGGTGCCAGCCAAGCCCGCGATGAACAGGAACTCCTTGTGACCTCCCACTAACGCTGGAACGGCCTCACGTCGATCAAGGACGTAGCGCTCGTCGAACTCCGGATTGCCAACATTTGCTTTCATGATCATGCCCCCTAGAACGCCTTCGCGCCGATGAGTTTTTGAGTGAGGAGGACCGCAACTGCCTCGCCGCCTTGGAAGGCCATCGTGATGGCAGCCGAGACGACAGGCACGACGTCCTCAGGCCGGTCTACACGCAGACATCGAACCGACATCGCTTCCAGGACCGGCTCGACGGCCCTCCCCATCGGCATCTGCCAGGGATTACCCTCGCCGAAATCTCCGCGCATACTCAGGAGCGTCAAGAAAGGGAAGCGTCCGCCCGCTATCAGGGAGAGAAGGTTGACGCAATTACCCGCGCCGCTGCTCTGCATAAGCAGCACGCCACGGGCGCCGCCCAACTCGGCACCCGCCATCATCGCGACACCTTCTTCTTCGGTTGTAAGCGCGATCGACTCGACCTCGGCATCTGCGAGCGACTCGTTGATGAGAACGGTGTGGCCGGCATCCGGGACGTAGGCAAACTGCGTGAAGTTGTTTCGTCGGAGCAGGTCGTACAACTCATATTGCCAGCCCGCCCGGGCGGCTTCCTTCGCCTTAACGCGGCTCTCTGCGTGCACAGCTGCTGACAATGAACGATCCTCCTTGTATCTCCGACCAACCCGGCAACCGGGACGACGTCGTAGTGATTGCTACGATCAGTGAGCCGGAGACGTCAAGGCGAGATCGACAGCCGGTCGCTTCCCGCGCTGCACCAAACCACGGCCGTCGCGACAAATTTACTCGAAGTCCCCGAAGCTTACGCGCAGGACAAGCCTCCTCTTTCATTTTGATCATACTTCCATAACAGCTGCTGTCGTTGCCCATGCTGCTACCTCGATCTATTGAGCTGCTTGTTGCGAACGCTCAAACGGAGGAGATGGAATGCAGCACTTCGAGATGGTGATCGGAGGAAAAAAGCGCGCGTCAAAGAGCCAACGGCGATTGGAAACACAGAACCCTTTTACATCAGAGACCTGGGCGACTGTCCCGCAAGCCGATGCTTCCGACGTGAACGACGCAGTCGACTCCGCACACAGGTCATTCGTCGAAGGACCTTGGCCTCGGCTGACCGGAAAGCAGCGAGGGGTTATTCTTCACCGGGTTGGAGATCTCGTGCTGAAGAACATCGAGAGCCTGGCGCGATGGGAGATCCGCGACAACGGAAAGACTATTTCCGAAATGCGGACCCAAATGCAGACGATGGCGCAGTGGTATCACTACTACGCCGGCCTTGCCGACAAGGTCCACAGCTCCGTTATCCCCGTCGATCCGGAGAATTATTTCAACTACACACGATACGAGCCGATCGGCGTCGTCGCCGCGATCACTCCGTGGAATTCGCCGTTGAGACTTCTTTCCTGGAAGATTGCCCCGGCCCTCGCCGCCGGCAACACGGTGGTCGTCAAGCCATCAGAATTCACATCCACATCGACACTGTTGTTCGTGGATCTGCTCGAAGAGGCTGGAGTGCCGCCCGGCGTCGTGAATGTTCTTACCGGCTACGGCTCCGAGATCGGACCCGCGCTGGTCCAGCACCCACTAGTCGCCAAGATCTCCTTCACTGGTGGTGTCGACGCCGGTCGCAAAGTCTACGAGCTCGCCGCTCGCCACCTCAAACCGGTAGCCCTGGAACTGGGCGGGAAATCGCCTAACATCATTTTCGAGGACGCCGATCTGGATGCTGCGGCAGCCGGTGCCGTCGGAGGTATTTTCTCCTCGACCGGGCAAACATGTGTCGCGGGCTCCCGCCTACTCGTTCAAGAGACGGTGCTTGAACAGATCCTTGAAAAGCTGGTCCGGCGTGGAAGCGGCATGCGGCTGGGCGACCCGTTGGATCCAGCGACCGACATCGGCCCTGTCGCGACGGAACAGCAATTCCGCAAGATACTTTCGATGATTGACACAGCCAGCTCGGAGGGCGCGCGGCTAGTGCTTGGCGGCAAGCGATCCCACGCCCCGGAATGCGGCAAGGGATGGTTCGTCGAACCGACGATCTATGCCGATGTGAAGAACACGATGACGATTTCCCAGCAGGAAGTCTTTGGTCCCGTTCTTTCTGTTATCGCGTTCAAGGATGAAGAGGATGCGATCCGCACGGCTAATGCGACCAACTTCGGCTTAGCCGGGGGATTCTGGACCAAGGACGTAAGTCGCGCTCACCGCGTCGCAGCCCGACTCCAGGCCGGAACGGTCTGGATCAACATGTATCGGAAGACTGATCCTGCCGTTCCCTTTGGTGGTTACAAGACATCCGGCTTGGGGCGTGAAAGTGGGATCGACGCGATGAAGGATTTCCTTCAGACGAAGAGCGTGTGGCTCCGATTGCAGTAGACATCCCGCTGCTATTTCGGGCCTGCGTGCTTGCACGCCCGCAAGTTCTCACGTGATCGCCGGCGCTGCGAGACAGCCGCGCGTCCTCCATCCGCTCGCGGGCGCTTAGTCGATTGCTCCCGGGCCGTCGCTTATTGATAAATCGGAGCCAAAATGAGCATCTATAGTGGGCCCGTCTTCGAGATGGCTTCACGACAGTTCACCGTGATTGCCGATCATCTGGCAATTCCCATCGACGAACGCAGCCGCTTGCTTCTTCCCAAGCGCGCCATCTCGGTTTCTTGCCCCATCCATTGTGATGACGGGTCGATCTCCGTATTCGAGGGCTATCGAGTCCAGCATCACCTTACACTCGGGCCGACCAAGGGAGGAACGCGCTTTGCCGCTAGTGTTGATATCGGCGAAGTCGCCGCCCTCGCGATTTGGATGAGCTGGAAATGCGCACTGGTCGGACTACCCTATGGCGGCGCGAAGGGCGGTATTCGTGTCGATCCAGCGAAGATTTCCCACCGAGAGCTTGAGGCGCTCTCGCGCCGCTATATGCAGGAGATGATTCCGTTCGTGGGTCCGCACGTCGACGTCATGGCTCCCGATATGGGCACCAACGAGCAAGTGATGGCGTGGTTCATGGACACGTATTCCATGTACCAGGGGCGTACCGTAACGGAGATCGTAACCGGCAAGCCTGTTGGCGCGGGAGGCACCTTAGGGCGTCGGGAGGCGACAGGACGCGGCGTCGCCCATCTGGCCAAACGAGTTTTGAAGGATCTGTCGATCGACTGGTCGA contains:
- a CDS encoding phosphonopyruvate decarboxylase, producing the protein MSAAVHAESRVKAKEAARAGWQYELYDLLRRNNFTQFAYVPDAGHTVLINESLADAEVESIALTTEEEGVAMMAGAELGGARGVLLMQSSGAGNCVNLLSLIAGGRFPFLTLLSMRGDFGEGNPWQMPMGRAVEPVLEAMSVRCLRVDRPEDVVPVVSAAITMAFQGGEAVAVLLTQKLIGAKAF
- a CDS encoding aldehyde dehydrogenase — translated: MQHFEMVIGGKKRASKSQRRLETQNPFTSETWATVPQADASDVNDAVDSAHRSFVEGPWPRLTGKQRGVILHRVGDLVLKNIESLARWEIRDNGKTISEMRTQMQTMAQWYHYYAGLADKVHSSVIPVDPENYFNYTRYEPIGVVAAITPWNSPLRLLSWKIAPALAAGNTVVVKPSEFTSTSTLLFVDLLEEAGVPPGVVNVLTGYGSEIGPALVQHPLVAKISFTGGVDAGRKVYELAARHLKPVALELGGKSPNIIFEDADLDAAAAGAVGGIFSSTGQTCVAGSRLLVQETVLEQILEKLVRRGSGMRLGDPLDPATDIGPVATEQQFRKILSMIDTASSEGARLVLGGKRSHAPECGKGWFVEPTIYADVKNTMTISQQEVFGPVLSVIAFKDEEDAIRTANATNFGLAGGFWTKDVSRAHRVAARLQAGTVWINMYRKTDPAVPFGGYKTSGLGRESGIDAMKDFLQTKSVWLRLQ
- a CDS encoding ABC transporter substrate-binding protein, whose amino-acid sequence is MPFGTIEWRKSLRLVGCLAVAANLSVFVCGATQAESLKEVTFASSDTALSIGSAPYSSLQPTLKLPEKYAGVTVKFQPTAGATAAVQAVSNGNAFYTLVALASFLPLARQDPNLVIVSFDPGNSLRVIVPPDSPVKGPLDLKGKVIGVGSFGTAAYPYGKAILKEAGLDPDKDVTFLPVGLGAPAADALKSGKIQAFAGFDSPNAVIGNLLGVKMRDVPSPLNDLVGMVGMVVTRSEIEKHPKVVAGLCRALYESFFFAEGNIEGTVRNHFKVYPGQLPSNKPLDEAVREGEVILRAKLDVVNHRGAGGIIGYQELPTVQHTVDKLYENGILPERMEISKYADQRFKNDCGGFDPAELRAQARAWKPQ
- a CDS encoding ABC transporter permease translates to MSSQAVRSESEIGSVPSILEGGRKFGAALLALGIALLLLAIWQLSSQYRLVSALILPSPALVAGALYEGVVGGRFLNDILVTFNETVLGFLFGTVVAITLGATFAYSGLLRRAGYPYVIAVQTFPKIAIAPLLIAWFGYGIGPKVIISALLAFFPVFTATLAGFTEVNSDMIDLLRSMKATRLQELRKLRLPFAMAFIVPSLDVAIVLALLGAIAAELVGGAAGLGQVIQQKSFTGDIAAVYAVLALTAAIGISLRSIVRTVTRALQSMAWG
- a CDS encoding ABC transporter ATP-binding protein, which produces MPTARSEDAAPSATGIDVRDVSKIFALGASEQTVALKPLSLTIRKGEFFSFIGPSGCGKTTLLRIIAGLTTPTTGGVFINGTQVTGPDSRIGMVFQKSTLLPWRTVLQNLLLPVEVTKSCSMQEARSRADRLLEMMGIAAFKNRSPDELSGGMQQRAAIARALITDPEILAMDEPFSALDEFTRERLNDELMGLQKSAQKTIIFVTHNISEAVFLSDRIGVMAPRPGRLDSIIEAQGFPAVRDASLRKKQEFFREVARARDAFDRLHL
- a CDS encoding thiamine pyrophosphate-dependent enzyme, which produces MIMKANVGNPEFDERYVLDRREAVPALVGGHKEFLFIAGLAGTARDVTSLVNDGPSAYGLGGAMGAATMMGLGLALARPDRTVIAFCGDGELLMNVGSLATIGVRNPPNLRIVCVDNGHYGETGYQRSHTSLGVDLEKIAVGSGIRRTLTIGTAAELPKGSKLLRESEDAVFILMRVKPTDPPKFKRTLDPAVCRVRFKAALADAARAGG